In Desulforhopalus sp., the genomic stretch AAGCTCATGCGCAGAACCTTGTTGAAGCTCTGGCGTGGGCGTGTAGGCCATTCCCAGCCTAGAAGGGCGACCAGAGGTGAGTCTATCAATTCCCTTGACTTTGGGCTGAAAACAGCGAGACAATACACCTATGTCCGAGAAGTATTCTGCCAATCCTTTCTTCCCATCACCAATGAGCATACAAACTGTAACCAGCGAAATAAATAGGCAATTCCCATCTCGGAAAGTACCAACACCCGGCGAAAGCTTGATTGTTGATGCTTCTGGGCGTATTCGCTTCGTCGGATCTCATGAGACCTTCATCGGAATGACTGGTTTGGCACCGCTTCATGGCAGGAACCTTGCCGAAATTTTTGAACCCCTTCTTGTTCCTGGGGATCTGCAGGAACTAATGTCGCTTCTTGTTAATTCTCCGCAACGGAATTTTACTCGGGAATTTAAAACTATGGGGCGAAATATTCGGACTTTGCTCATTGCCGGCCAGCCATTTCCAGCCAGTGATGAAGAAAGACAATGGCTCCTGACAACCCAGGATATATCCGATCATCTCGCGCTAATAAACAAAGTCGTCACCCTTGAAGAGGACTTGGAAGCCGTTAGGCAAGCCGACAAAAAAGAGAGGGATGAAGCGACGGCATCACTCATTGAAACCAATGTCGCCTTGCGGAAAGAAATCCGCGATCGCCAAAACACCCTTGAAAGACTCAGCATCAGCGAGGCGCGATTTCGTGACCTGACGGAGACTACCAGCGACTTCATCTGGGAGATCGACACGGCCGGTACCTACACCTACGCCAGCCCGAAAAGCGTTAAACTTCTCGGCTTGCAACCACAAGAACTTATAGGAACCCCATTGTTTCTATTGCGAAAAGCAGAGACCACAAGCCAATTTATAAATGTTATTGAGTTTGGTGGCCACCCCCAACGCGGTTTTACAAAGATGGAGTACCAATATCTTCGAGACGATGGCCTTGAGGTAACTGTTGAGTCCAGTGGCGAGCCAATATTTTCAAAACGTAATCAATTCATTGGCTTTCGAGGAATTGACAGGGATGTTACCGAGCGTCGGATCTATGAAACCCAACTCAAAGAGGCTAAAGATTTGGCAGAGTCGGCTAATCTGGCCAAGAGTGAATTCCTGGCAAATATGTCCCATGAATTACGAACCCCTCTGCACGCTATCCTCAGTTTCGCCAGATACGGTGAAAAACGCATAGAAAGCGCCAGTCGCAAGGAAATTCTCCGTTTTTTCAGTCAAATAGCTGTATCCGGTGAAAGGCTGCTGCCTCTTATTAATGGCTTGCTCGATCTAGCAAAACTTGAGTCGGGAAAGATGACCTATGATTTCCAGATTCGCGATCTGGTTCCTGAAATCAGATCGGCAATCCATGAAATTATGCCGCTTGCCGAGAAAAAAGATCTGTTTATCAGGTTTCTTCCTGACAATGTTGCGACAATTGCCTGTTTTGACCAGACAACAATCGCTCAGGTAATACGCAACATCTTAGGCAATGCGGTCAAATTCAGTAATAATCAGACCATTATCTCCATCACCTTCTCACCGATGACAGATGAGTGCAATGTGAGATACTTACAGGTAACTATCAGTAATTTTGGCATATCAATACCTGAGGATGAACTGGTAAGCATCTTTGATAAATTTGCTCAGAGCAGCAAAACAAAAAGTGGAGCCGGTGGTACTGGACTCGGCTTGTCAATTTGTAAACAGATAATCGAAGATCATCTTGGTAAAATTTGGGCAACTCATGGCGAAAATGGCGAAACCATGTTTCACTTCACTTTGCCAACGTGCAGAAAATAAATATATACAACCGAAAAGCTACGTCCCCTGACATTAAGATTTCAGATCTGTGTATGTCGGCGGGTTAGCTTTCGTTCAAAAAAGCCAGCCTATCATGGAAATATCAAGCATTCTTATCGTCGATGACAACGAAATAAATCGCGATATATGCGCCTTAAATCTCGAACATATGAATGTACCGCTGCATTTTGCCGAAAATGGTCGAGATGGTCTTAAGATGGCGAAGGAAATCGTACCGGATCTCATTCTTCTCGATGTCATGATGCCGGTGATGGATGGTTTTGAAATGCTCCGCTGTCTAAGGGAGGATGCCGCTCTTAGACATATCCCGGTTCTCATGCTCACTGCAAAGGCGGAAACCGCCAGTATCGTCAAAGCTCTTGACTTTGGTGCCAATGATTACCTCAAGAAACCCTTTGCCGAAGAAGAAATGGTTGCGCGGGTAAATACCTTGCTCAGGAACCGTTATCTTGAGAAAAGGATGGCGGAAGATCTGGCCGCTGGGGCGAGAATGCAACAAAAATTTCTCACTGATTTTCTTACCGCTAAAAATCTTTGTCATGAAGCTGGCCTGATTGTCGATATTTACAATAGACCATACTCGGCAATTTCCGGAGACTTTTTTTACTGTTACCGGCAAGCAGATGGCGCAATAGGATTCTTCTTAGGCGACAGCTGTGGCCATGGTCTTCCTGCTGCCCTCATTTCCATGCGAGTAATCGGATTTCTTCAGCAACTTGCCAATCGCGGATATTCCTCTGGAGAAATTTTGACACTTCTCAATAATGATATGGTCGATCTGTTGCCTTTAGGAAAATTTGTAGCGGCATCTTCTCTCATTTTTAATAAAGAGGAGGTTACGGTAAGTAATGGTGGACAACCCTATCCCATCCATATATCGCAAAACGGAATTGTTGAAATAGAGGCCGACGGTTTGCCTCTAGGGCTTAAAGGGAATAATGAATACCAGGAAACCACCTTCAAACTTCGCTCTGGGAGCAAACTGGTCATATATACCGACGGTATTGTTGAGGTTAGCGATAGCAAGGAGCAAATTTATGGAAAAAAAAGATTGTATGGATGTCTTAAAAAACAGCAGTTTAGCTCACAAAGCTACCATCTTCGTCAGGCAATTGTCGATGATATCCAAACCTTTGGCGACAAGACCCCGCTAGATGATGATCAAACACTAATAGTTTTCGAGAAAAAATAGTAATTTAAGACAGATAATGGCAATGCTTGTTACATTTCCTGGGAATTCGCAAAAAAAGTCTGCACATATTTGTCATTTTTAAGAGGAAATGATAGCATTCACCCTGTGGTATCTTTCAAATACTTGAAAAAGGTGCAGGGTGTTGATCAACCTTTCTTCCCTTGTGCTGGAAAGTCAATGATCGTTCCTTTCTCATATACAGAATTAGAACATGAGGTGAATGAATGAGCGGAATTTCTGTGAGCGAAGGTCGGGTTTGTATCATCAAGGTGAACGAGATGACCTCCGTAAAAGAGGGCCTCGATCAAATAAAAAACTCCCTGATTGATTTTACAACAAGCGCAAAAGTCCAGGACAGTGCGTTGGACACCTACATTTTTCTCGACCTATCCCCCTTTAACATAATCAATTCCAGCCTCATAGGCATTCTGGGTTCGATAATTATGGATCCCAAAATTCAGCTTTTGGCTCTCTGTGGCGTTCAACCCTCAGTGGCCGACATTCTAAAGCGTTTCGGCGTTGTTTCTGAAGAAGGCAGAAAGAGAACGTATACCAGCAAGAAAATAAAGGAAAACCTGAGCAAGGTATTCACTTTCAACTCGATCGAAGAAGGGTTGGCCTGCCTCAATCCAGCCTAACAGGAATCCACTTACGAAAAGTACCAGTTGTGTGAAGTTTTTATCAAGAGACTTAGTCCGTTTTTCGAGATGAGGATGGAGCTTGCGAAGGAACTAGATGCAACTGAGAGATTTCCTTCAGTAGTTCCTCCGAGTAATTCTGAGCAGCCTGCAACTCACTTTGAGCCAAGATGCTTTCAAGGTAGGTTCTAGCTCCTTTTGCAGGTTGGTGACCGCTTGCTGCTGCCAAATTCAGCCATGCATATGATTTCTCCATATCGGTCACCTTAACCCCTTTGCCAGTTAAATACATAATTCCCACGTTGTACTGCGCCACCGCCAATCCGTTATATGCCGCTCTAAAAAAAAGATCCGCCCCTTTTTCCAAATTTTGTTCGACACCATTTCCGACAAAATACATAAAACCCAACTCATTCTGCGCTTCTCTGTTACCATTTTCAGCAGACGAAGAATACCACTCCAGAGCCTTCTGATAGTTTTTAGGGACACCGGACCCAAGCAGAAATCCTTGACCAAGGATCTGTTCCGACTCAGCACTCTTTTTTCCCTTCTTTGCTGCTTCCAGGAGGAGTTTGAAGGCCTTGGGGAAATCTTTGTTGGTACCGAGACCTTTGAAGTACATCCCCCCGGCAATGTATTGTGCTTCTGGATCTCCTGCTTCGGCAGCTCGCAGATACAATTCCAAGGCTTTTTCATAACTCTGTTCGCCGCCTATCCCCAGATAATACTTTTTCGCCTTCTGTTTCATATTTTGAGCCGAATCAGCACTGTAGCCTGTCCCAGCGAGACAGAAACAGACAACTACCGTTGCGACAATATGCAACAAAACATTTGGTGGGTGTAGGTCATTCATGGCAACGACACATCGCTATTCGCTGATCTCCTCTAAAAGCCTGCGGGCGAAATCGAGACTTGGATCAAGGCTCAAGGCAAGGGAAAGAAACTCTATAGCCGAGTCTTTCTTACCGATTTTATGGTAATTCACACCAAGATTGGCGTAATCGATACCTGATGATGGATTTAAGGATACCGCCCTATGAAAATGGTTAATGGCTGTTTCGTACTGCCCTGTCTTAAAATAACAGACACCTAGAGCATTATGAATATCGGGCCGCTCCTCGTCTTCTGCTAAACCTTGTTGAAGAATATCTATAGCTTTATCGTACTCTCCAAGATCCTTCAGACAACTGCCCATGTACGAATAAATATATGGCAGATCCTCAGCCTCAGGGTGCAAGGCAAGCGCTCTTGCAAAGTGGTCAATTGCCGACTCGGGAAATCCAATCATTGAAAAATTCCGGCCTCGGTAGAATTCAAGATAATAGGCATCCGGTATCAACATCTCCATCTGACAAAGCTTTTGTTCAAGCAGATCCGGGTCTGTTACCAGTTCAACCAGCAGTTTTGCAGCAAAGAGACCAACATCATTAATCATTGAACGCTCGCGAAAATGAGCTCCAGGCACAATGGTATATAAAGCAGGAATCTGCAGATCGGCGTGGGTTACATCAATCATGAGAATTTCGAGGCCGATCTTTTTAAGAGCGGTGATACAGTTCTGGATTTCCTCACGGATATTATTATCGGAAAGGTCTGCCATCATATCAATAGTAATATGGT encodes the following:
- a CDS encoding PAS domain-containing sensor histidine kinase, which encodes MSEKYSANPFFPSPMSIQTVTSEINRQFPSRKVPTPGESLIVDASGRIRFVGSHETFIGMTGLAPLHGRNLAEIFEPLLVPGDLQELMSLLVNSPQRNFTREFKTMGRNIRTLLIAGQPFPASDEERQWLLTTQDISDHLALINKVVTLEEDLEAVRQADKKERDEATASLIETNVALRKEIRDRQNTLERLSISEARFRDLTETTSDFIWEIDTAGTYTYASPKSVKLLGLQPQELIGTPLFLLRKAETTSQFINVIEFGGHPQRGFTKMEYQYLRDDGLEVTVESSGEPIFSKRNQFIGFRGIDRDVTERRIYETQLKEAKDLAESANLAKSEFLANMSHELRTPLHAILSFARYGEKRIESASRKEILRFFSQIAVSGERLLPLINGLLDLAKLESGKMTYDFQIRDLVPEIRSAIHEIMPLAEKKDLFIRFLPDNVATIACFDQTTIAQVIRNILGNAVKFSNNQTIISITFSPMTDECNVRYLQVTISNFGISIPEDELVSIFDKFAQSSKTKSGAGGTGLGLSICKQIIEDHLGKIWATHGENGETMFHFTLPTCRK
- a CDS encoding fused response regulator/phosphatase, with product MEISSILIVDDNEINRDICALNLEHMNVPLHFAENGRDGLKMAKEIVPDLILLDVMMPVMDGFEMLRCLREDAALRHIPVLMLTAKAETASIVKALDFGANDYLKKPFAEEEMVARVNTLLRNRYLEKRMAEDLAAGARMQQKFLTDFLTAKNLCHEAGLIVDIYNRPYSAISGDFFYCYRQADGAIGFFLGDSCGHGLPAALISMRVIGFLQQLANRGYSSGEILTLLNNDMVDLLPLGKFVAASSLIFNKEEVTVSNGGQPYPIHISQNGIVEIEADGLPLGLKGNNEYQETTFKLRSGSKLVIYTDGIVEVSDSKEQIYGKKRLYGCLKKQQFSSQSYHLRQAIVDDIQTFGDKTPLDDDQTLIVFEKK
- a CDS encoding STAS domain-containing protein; protein product: MSGISVSEGRVCIIKVNEMTSVKEGLDQIKNSLIDFTTSAKVQDSALDTYIFLDLSPFNIINSSLIGILGSIIMDPKIQLLALCGVQPSVADILKRFGVVSEEGRKRTYTSKKIKENLSKVFTFNSIEEGLACLNPA
- a CDS encoding sel1 repeat family protein, whose protein sequence is MNDLHPPNVLLHIVATVVVCFCLAGTGYSADSAQNMKQKAKKYYLGIGGEQSYEKALELYLRAAEAGDPEAQYIAGGMYFKGLGTNKDFPKAFKLLLEAAKKGKKSAESEQILGQGFLLGSGVPKNYQKALEWYSSSAENGNREAQNELGFMYFVGNGVEQNLEKGADLFFRAAYNGLAVAQYNVGIMYLTGKGVKVTDMEKSYAWLNLAAASGHQPAKGARTYLESILAQSELQAAQNYSEELLKEISQLHLVPSQAPSSSRKTD